A window of Microbispora hainanensis genomic DNA:
CCGAACGAGGTGGTCCCGCCCGGCGGGATCGACCCGTTGTACGACAGGTTCCTCGCGGTCACCGACGACCCGCTCTGGGAGATGTCGGCGTTCCAGTAGCCGGTGATCTGCTGGTTGTTCGGGAAGGAGAAGCCGAGGTTCCAGCCGTTCACCGCGCTGGAGGAGGTGTTGGTGACGGTCACTTCGGCGGTGAAGCCGCCCTGCCACTCGTTCTTGCTGTAGCTGACCCGGCAGGCACCGCCGCCGCCGTTGTTGCCGCCCTGCGTCGGGCTGGGCGAGGGGCTCTGGACCACGCCGCCGATGCTGTAGGAGAAGTTGTTCACCGCGAGGCCGGCGCCGCCCACCCAGGGCTCGAATCCGGCCTGGACGCTGGTCAGATACCACGACCGCTGGGCGTATCCCCTGTTCACCATGTCGTTGTAGAAGTCCCGCACGGCGAAGCTGATGGAGTTGGTCGGGGAGGTGCGGACGTAGGAGACGACGTTCCAGCCGGTGTTGCCGAACCAGACGTCCCAGGTGCCGCCCGCGATGTTGACCGTCCCGACCCTGGAGCCGACGGGCTGGACCGAGCCGGTGTGGTTCAGCCAGACCATCAGCTCGGCGCCGGTGTTCTGACCGTCCGTACGCGGCGTCGGGTCGAACCAGATGTCGTACGCGGCGTCGTAGACCCCGGAGCCCGGGTAGC
This region includes:
- a CDS encoding GH12 family glycosyl hydrolase domain-containing protein; the protein is MKMRMITAGLALLGSVAASLVVGQAAHADTTICEKYGATTIQGGKYVVINNVWGSDAQQCINVTNNGFTVTQAGHNKAQNGAPAAYPAVYAGCHYANCSSGSGLPLSVSNSQFNSVQTSVSMSYPGSGVYDAAYDIWFDPTPRTDGQNTGAELMVWLNHTGSVQPVGSRVGTVNIAGGTWDVWFGNTGWNVVSYVRTSPTNSISFAVRDFYNDMVNRGYAQRSWYLTSVQAGFEPWVGGAGLAVNNFSYSIGGVVQSPSPSPTQGGNNGGGGACRVSYSKNEWQGGFTAEVTVTNTSSSAVNGWNLGFSFPNNQQITGYWNADISQSGSSVTARNLSYNGSIPPGGTTSFGFQGTWNGSNGNPTNFTLNGTRCS